Proteins from a genomic interval of Nematostella vectensis chromosome 5, jaNemVect1.1, whole genome shotgun sequence:
- the LOC125563006 gene encoding uncharacterized protein LOC125563006 → MSDLFGKIQAQELRNIKISDPSLSYAAKSSARKVIFALDIPYPLFKIWHERVQSFFRQVENSTGSEEEKSKLPLKYPFVALLEHSLPGCCFCFSSDDNVRREINDSLRKNCAIIVQKYRASRGMARMKLDGLSKKFHVFQGQTEPVKKLQGEIVNWKARCHNLEARSSELYKEMQSVLMESKRKDNIIQDLSKTNKELASYIDQLERSQNLQYQGKSLHEAKNKQRTLKEFLSRANLALWFPKAFGIEVTSVSVTETESGQVHQLSAGDASTSTESEDGQGTNQYDRLSDDEKGQVQEVLFLLDKYCVGDNFYHELSMISNGLPKSYLIKQCRDNYNDLCHIEDLPNNHLGSKCSFAELLTIHAADFLDNNPDFDYANETLKVKINGDGARMTRNSNFIFLTFSILQTGANVMSVKGNRNIAAVNASESYTTLKEAFSVTFEEINNFIASGKLTVNDKTINLEFFLGGDYKFVLLMLGLKGATANYACAWCKIHKDDRWKTDNDFHFFNKSPMSRSLKEIKELCKKSTDNYCCGAEPLLNIELDHVIVDELHLMLRVTDVLTKNLVYQAIDRDKKDDFDKKRGEGKGIHLKKLVSTIRSLGISFDVWEQLNADKSSSGKYDFTSLTGSNKKTLLSQLPDKLHDLLTPDSRDKVTQLWRDFNNIYIQITNMELNILPEIIADQVKEWIDLFCSCRTVAEGYERARVTPYMHILFAHVPFFVEKYKCIKIFTGHGVEKNNDVARSVLHRKSNKWDSVGDILKQEFRQWELKHKEREKRKYEKKLLTGMKK, encoded by the coding sequence ATGTCGGACCTTTTCGGTAAAATTCAAGCTCAAGAGCTACGAAATATCAAAATAAGCGATCCAAGCTTATCATACGCTGCAAAATCCTCTGCTAGAAAGGTTATTTTCGCCTTGGATATACCCTATCCTCTGTTTAAAATCTGGCACGAGCGTGTACAAAGTTTTTTTCGCCAAGTTGAAAATTCTACCGGAAGTGAGGaagaaaaaagcaaattaCCCCTCAAATACCCATTTGTGGCACTTTTAGAGCATTCTCTGCCTGGATGTTGCTTCTGTTTTTCCTCTGACGACAATGTTAGAAGAGAAATAAATGACAGTTTACGAAAAAACTGTGCAATAATTGTACAGAAGTACAGGGCATCTAGAGGCATGGCAAGAATGAAATTAGATGGACTTTCAAAGAAGTTCCATGTCTTTCAAGGCCAAACAGAACCTGTAAAAAAACTCCAGGGTGAAATTGTCAACTGGAAAGCTAGATGCCATAATCTGGAAGCAAGATCCTCAGAActttacaaggaaatgcagAGTGTGCTCATGGAGTCCAAGAGGAAGGACAACATTATACAAGACCtctcaaaaacaaacaaagagcTTGCCAGTTATATTGATCAGCTTGAGAGGTCTCAGAATCTTCAATACCAAGGGAAGTCACTGCATGAAGCTAAAAACAAGCAGAGGACTCTAAAAGAATTTCTTAGCAGAGCAAATCTTGCCCTATGGTTTCCCAAAGCCTTTGGTATTGAAGTAACTTCGGTAAGTGTCACTGAAACTGAATCTGGGCAGGTCCATCAACTGAGTGCTGGTGATGCTTCAACATCAACTGAATCTGAAGATGGCCAAGGAACCAATCAGTATGATAGACTTAGTGATGATGAAAAGGGGCAAGTACAGGAGGTTTTATTCCTCTTAGACAAATATTGTGTTGGGGATAATTTTTACCATGAGCTCTCAATGATTTCAAATGGTCTGCCAAAATCTTATCTAATCAAGCAGTGTAGAGATAACTACAATGATCTCTGTCACATTGAAGACCTCCCTAATAATCACCTTGGCTCAAAATGTTCATTTGCTGAGCTTCTAACCATTCATGCAGCTGACTTTCTTGACAATAATCCTGATTTTGATTATGCTAATGAGACACTTAAGGTAAAAATTAATGGAGATGGAGCTAGGATGACAAGAAAttccaattttatttttttaactttctcTATTTTACAAACAGGAGCTAACGTAATGTCTGTTAAAGGTAACAGAAACATTGCAGCTGTTAATGCTTCCGAATCATACACCACCTTAAAGGAAGCCTTTAGTGTCACTTTTGAGGAGATTAACAACTTCATTGCTTCTGGTAAATTAACAGTCAATGATAAAACAATTAACTTGGAGTTTTTTCTTGGTGGTGATTATAAATTTGTGTTACTAATGCTTGGTCTTAAAGGTGCAACTGCTAACTATGCATGTGCTTGGTGTAAAATTCATAAGGATGATCGCTGGAAAACTGATAATGATTTTCATTTCTTTAATAAATCTCCAATGTCAAGATCTCTCAAGGAAATTAAAGAGCTATGTAAGAAATCAACAGATAATTACTGTTGTGGAGCAGAGCCTTTACTTAATATTGAGCTTGATCATGTGATTGTTGACGAATTACACTTGATGCTGCGAGTAACAGATGTACTAACTAAAAATCTTGTTTATCAGGCAATTGACAGAGATAAAAAGGATGACTTTGACAAAAAAAGAGGGGAGGGAAAAGGTATCCATCTCAAAAAGCTAGTTTCCACCATACGGTCTTTGGGCATTTCTTTCGATGTTTGGGAACAGCTAAATGCTGATAAGTCATCAAGTGGTAAATATGATTTCACAAGTTTAACaggatcaaacaaaaaaacacttcTCAGTCAATTGCCTGATAAACTGCATGATTTGCTAACCCCTGACAGCAGGGATAAGGTAACTCAACTGTGGAGagattttaataatatttacatACAAATTACTAACATGGAGCTTAACATTTTGCCAGAAAtaattgctgaccaagttAAGGAATGGATTGATTTGTTTTGCTCATGCAGAACTGTGGCAGAAGGTTACGAGAGGGCTCGTGTTACTCCTTACATGCACATTCTTTTTGCCCATGTTCCCTTTTTTGttgaaaaatacaaatgtattaaaatatttactgGACATGgggttgaaaaaaataatgatgtaGCTAGATCTGTCCTCCACAGGAAATCTAATAAATGGGATTCTGTGGGGGACATTCTTAAACAAGAATTTAGACAATGGGAACTCAAACACAAGGAGagagagaagagaaaatatgaaaaaaaattacttactggaatgaagaaataa
- the LOC5498017 gene encoding testis-specific chromodomain protein Y 1, translating into MAEEKRLREGDGFYRQLNEANSGELLWGGIQKRKKTRRNGDPTFYPVERVVSRQINNGKTQYLLKWTGYSAYESSWVDEDNLSADLVRNFDSPQVETSRLQGNLDRLREAMEAKLKRRTRVPVSIEFHHDCFRYCFSGKGIKSRDGKHILLSSNDFRVCNFPREWDVYLDKNGDGVKISYPVKMKTFLSKSIKCYKVVDNSVVEDKQRMYTEKITFDFIREPFTI; encoded by the exons atggcggaagaGAAGCGACTTCGCGAAGGAGACGGCTTTTATCGTCAACTTAACGAGGCAAATTCGGGTGAACTGTTGTGGGGAGGcattcaaaaaagaaaaaagacacGGAGGAATGGGGATCCAACATTTTATCCCGTTGAAAGAGTTGTTTCACGGCAAATAAACAATGGAAAG ACACAATATCTCTTAAAGTGGACAGGATACAGTGCCTATGAGAGTTCTTGGGTGGACGAAGATAATCTGAGTGCTGATCTTGTTAG GAATTTTGACAGCCCACAAGTGGAGACTTCACGCCTTCAAGGCAATTTAGATCGGCTGAGAGAGGCAATGGAGGCAAAGCTTAAGAGAAGAACTAGGGTGCCTGTTTCAATAGAATTTCATCATGATTGCTTTCGATATTGTTTTAGTGGCAAGGGTATAAAATCAAGGGATGGGAAACATATTTTGCTTAGCAGCAATGATTTTAGGGTTTGTAATTTTCCAAGGGAGTGGGACGTATATCTAGATAAGAATGGGGATGGGGTTAAAATTTCGTATCCTGTCAAAATGAAAACCTTTTTAAGCAAATCTATTAAGTGCTATAAAGTAGTTGATAATTCTGTTGTAGAAGATAAACAAAGAATGTATACTGAGAAAATTACATTTGATTTTATTAGAGAACCTTTTACAATTTAA